The Cygnus atratus isolate AKBS03 ecotype Queensland, Australia chromosome 2, CAtr_DNAZoo_HiC_assembly, whole genome shotgun sequence genome window below encodes:
- the FAM83H gene encoding protein FAM83H yields MARRSQSSSQGDNPLDPNYLPPHYKEYYRLALDVLTEEGKESYERFLAEEAAPDFLCNSEVDHIIQNLQKPQYANQEGSTDTTGDNDMDGSSGTYWPMNSDLAVPELDLGWPMVFGFRGTEVTTLVQPPPPDNPSIKEEARRMIRAAQQVVAIVMDIFTDVDLLFEVLDAAARRVPVYILLDEMNSQLFLDTAAKCRVNLNYVEFLRVRTVSGPTYYCRTGMSFKGHVKEKFLLVDCMVVLSGNYSFMWSFEKIHRSIAHIFQGELVASFDEEFRILFAQSEPLVPPANVLAKAENPFAMTPFGNNMPFFPKKAPLMFQRDDNLFPSFMDRVDPDRYFLSNFRRDDMLRHTVEGSAMRMYKKVEMENAQMDPVRGFLRSKQLELDAFKRHSFAEGTYENFASSKQYARQMFMNNMDEFKIQSSHFQKDQFYQYQFDHPHLSGRPQGLFERIRGGRPGFNELEEGGPLSYGEGPRYPELESSFPQEGFPLRLDYVPSNSSREVRHGSDQLNPAGNGPMGMMLRRQNIGQKFICQTSPTQKQSLEQRLFLQDKDEDQDQDKNTQENRTGLRNWRISSYLSAYQSEPEEGLPMPMESEAYNDVLGDTLTKHSTDLISAFKSPMSFNSKSLGVDSAKEFADPDRVGEETPIMKQDAFRSRINPLIQRSSRLRSSLIFSAAKLDQPNTTIEKVQMIQKEQMSSELTKDNETIKTATSSKVAELLEKYKAVGKDTERATVTHTKAVSSFLQEESQNTEKKCTKSVQYKILESRVLDSKDSCSTYKVHGEADRSFGMASSTPQLVDTLNKDPLAHISTKVDKLSSRFYPIENKPTLPEKESLIFVGDTQKLTLPEKKERVTFKEDTQKLVSTELKKPQVRTSTASALENLSKSQGSDSSLNKSEEDCSKQEQNPIEFLRKGSLRLKQLLNPKGDKKLEEEPTSESGKSDKQPVGLKRSSIGDCQEMMEEEKTHKFATPLPPKSSQPTQGRFPSSTANILYSSNLRDDTKVILEQISANSQKNRAELAKQLPSTSNPDLSKSTTSLERKGEKEKSCNIHRSESFGSQKRNLQRQPSEDRDTLLKKMENMRKEKRVYSRFEVFCKKDEHTSQSEEEYDTDAKDKKMGKFMPKILGTFKTKK; encoded by the exons aTGGCTCGTCGATCTCAAAGCTCCTcacagggggacaatccccttGACCCTAACTACCTTCCCCCACATTACAAGGAGTATTACCGCTTAGCTCTGGATGTCCTTACTGAAGAGGGCAAAGAAAGTTACGAACGCTTCCTGGCAGAGGAAGCAGCCCCTGATTTTCTTTGCAACTCAGAGGTGGATCACATCATACAGAATCTCCAGAAACCCCAGTATGCCAATCAGGAAGGTAGCACAGACACCACAGGTGACAATGACATGGATGGATCCTCTGGGACATACTGGCCTATGAACTCAGACCTTGCTGTTCCTGAGCTTGACCTAGGCTGGCCAATGGTCTTTGGGTTCAGGGGAACAGAAGTGACGACCCTTGTGCAACCGCCACCCCCAGACAATCCCAGCATTAAGGAGGAGGCTCGCAGAATGATTCGAGCAGCTCAACAG GTGGTAGCCATAGTGATGGACATTTTCACTGATGTGGATCTGCTGTTTGAGGTGTTGGATGCTGCTGCTCGCAGAGTGCCCGTGTACATCTTGCTTGATGAAATGAATTCTCAGCTTTTCCTTGATACAGCTGCTAAATGCAGAGTCAATCTTAACTACGTAGAG TTCCTAAGGGTGAGGACAGTTTCTGGCCCAACCTACTACTGCCGCACAGGGATGTCTTTCAAAGGTCATGTGAAAGAGAAATTCCTCTTGGTGGACTGCATGGTGGTGCTGAGCGGCAACTACAG TTTTATGTGGTCTTTTGAGAAGATTCACAGAAGCATTGCACACATCTTCCAGGGAGAGCTAGTGGCCAGCTTTGATGAAGAATTCCGAATTTTGTTTGCACAGTCAGAACCTCTTGTTCCTCCAGCCAATGTCTTGGCAAAGGCAGAGAACCCATTTGCCATGACTCCCTTTGGCAATAACATGcccttctttccaaaaaaagCACCCCTGATGTTCCAGAGGGATGACaatctttttccctcctttatGGACAGAGTTGATCCAGACAGGTACTTCCTGTCAAATTTCAGGCGGGATGACATGTTGCGCCATACTGTGGAGGGGTCAGCCATGCGAATGTATAAAAAGGTAGAAATGGAGAATGCTCAAATGGATCCTGTCAGGGGTTTTCTCCGTTCCAAGCAGTTAGAGTTAGATGCTTTTAAGAGACACAGTTTTGCAGAAGGAACATATGAAAATTTTGCTTCTTCTAAACAGTATGCCAGGCAGATGTTCATGAACAATATGGATGAATTTAAAATCCAGTCTAGTCATTTTCAGAAGGATCAGTTCTACCAGTATCAGTTTGACCATCCCCATCTTTCTGGCAGACCTCAGGGACTTTTTGAGAGAATCCGAGGTGGTAGGCCAGGATTCAATGAACTGGAAGAGGGAGGACCTCTTTCCTATGGAGAGGGACCCAGATACCCTGAACTTGAATCCAGTTTTCCACAGGAGGGTTTCCCCTTAAGGCTGGATTATGTACCTTCAAATTCTTCCAGGGAAGTGAGACATGGCTCTGATCAGCTGAACCCTGCAGGCAATGGCCCAATGGGAATGATGTTAAGAAGGCAGAATATAGGACAGAAATTTATTTGCCAAACTTCTCCtacacagaaacaaagcctGGAACAGCGCCTGTTCCTACAAGACAAAGATGAGGACCAAGATCAGGACAAGAACACCCAGGAAAATAGAACAGGTTTACGTAACTGGAGGATTTCGTCATACCTTAGTGCATATCAGTCAGAACCAGAAGAAGGTCTCCCAATGCCTATGGAATCAGAAGCATATAATGATGTTCTTGGGGATACCCTCACAAAGCACTCCACTGACCTCATCTCAGCATTCAAATCCCCTATGTCTTTTAATAGCAAGTCACTGGGAGTTGACAGTGCCAAAGAATTTGCAGATCCTGATAGAGTAGGTGAAGAAACCCCTATAATGAAACAAGATGCCTTTAGGTCCAGAATAAATCCTTTGATCCAGAGGAGCTCAAGACTGAGGTCTTCTCTGATTTTTAGTGCTGCCAAGTTAGATCAGCCTAACACAACAATAGAAAAGGTTCAGATGAtccaaaaagaacaaatgtcCAGTGAACTGACAAAAGATAATGAAACTATAAAGACAGCCACCTCATCTAAAGTGGCAGAACTTTTAGAGAAGTACAAAGCTGTGGGCAAAGACACAGAGCGAGCTACAGTCACTCACACCAAAGCTGTTTCCAGTTTTCTCCaagaagaatcacagaacacagagaagaaatgtaCCAAATCTGTGCAATATAAGATTCTGGAGAGTAGGGTACTAGACTCCAAAGACTCCTGCAGTACTTACAAAGTGCATGGAGAGGCTGACAGATCATTTGGAATGGCTTCATCAACCCCCCAGCTTGTTGACACATTGAATAAAGATCCCCTAGCACATATTAGCACTAAGGTGGACAAATTATCATCTCGGTTTTACCCAATAGAGAATAAACCCACTCTTCCAGAGAAGGAGAGTCTTATATTTGTAGGAGACACTCAGAAATTGACTCTtccagaaaagaaggaaagagtgaCATTCAAAGAAGATACTCAAAAATTAGTCAGTACAGAACTGAAGAAACCACAAGTTAGGACAAGTACTGCATCAGCTCTTGAAAACTTATCTAAAAGTCAAGGATCTGACAGCTCTCTCAATAAATCAGAGGAAGACTGttcaaaacaggaacaaaatccaattgaatttttaagaaaaggatcACTACGGTTGAAGCAGCTTTTGAACCCAAAAGGTGATAAGAAATTGGAGGAAGAACCCACTTCTGAGAGTGGAAAATCTGACAAACAGCCTGTGGGGCTCAAAAGATCTTCCATAGGGGACTGTCAGGAAAtgatggaggaagaaaaaacccATAAATTTGCAACACCACTTCCTCCCAAAAGCAGCCAACCAACACAGGGGAGATTTCCTTCATCCACAGCTAATATCCTGTACAGCAGCAATCTCCGTGATGATACCAAGGTGATTTTGGAACAAATATCTGCAAACAGTCAGAAGAACAGAGCTGAACTCGCCAAGCAACTACCATCCACTAGTAATCCTGATCTTTCTAAGTCAACTACAAgcttggaaaggaaaggtgagaaggagaaaagctgTAACATCCATAGGTCAGAGAGTTTTGGAAGCCAAAAACGAAATCTTCAGCGGCAACCATCAGAAGATAGAGATacccttctgaaaaaaatggagaatatGCGGAAGGAGAAGAGAGTCTACAGTAGATTTGAGGTTTTCTGCAAAAAGGATGAACATACAAGTCAGAGCGAAGAGGAGTATGACACAGATGCCAAAGATAAGAAGATGGGAAAATTCATGCCCAAAATCCTGGGGACCTTCAAGACCAAAAAATGA